From the genome of Clostridium sp. BNL1100, one region includes:
- a CDS encoding CLI_3235 family bacteriocin precursor, producing the protein MKKLSKRSNLVFNTITAFDLCTSSCQCWNFCTSHCGGNGTAQSAISSSLSSSLYSDVKAYAG; encoded by the coding sequence ATGAAGAAACTATCAAAAAGAAGTAATTTAGTTTTTAACACAATTACGGCATTTGACCTTTGCACTAGTTCATGTCAATGCTGGAATTTCTGCACTTCACATTGCGGTGGTAACGGAACAGCCCAATCAGCTATAAGCAGCAGTCTCAGTAGTAGCTTATACAGTGATGTAAAAGCATACGCAGGATAA
- a CDS encoding glycosyltransferase family 2 protein codes for MHTLFINLIFYISELIQILVFIAGCYFFGISVFGWIKRKEKLSRTIVPAKKFALVVAAHNEELVIGHIVDSLFKLNYPRNLYDVFVIADNCTDNTALIARKFGAKVHIREDASKRGKGHALEWMFNRIFDMDTNYDAVAVFDADNLVSPNFLLEMNKQMCKGFKVVQGYIDSKNPYDSWITCSYSIAFWLSNRIFQLPRYYLKLSCGLCGTGFCIDTSILKSLKWGATCLTEDLEYTMKLALNGVKIGWSHEAVVYDEKPITLRQSWHQRKRWMQGHAECAQKYLGALFKKAFFKGDLTSLDCALYLFQPIRFIFVGLMTVMMWVQTVYPQFPLYSVQYVFPVQVWYLMGLFEVLYGPLIILAEKKFSLKVILGFIIYPYYCLTWVPITIQGFLEKNNKEWNHTVHTRQISISELENSNG; via the coding sequence ATGCATACTTTATTTATTAATTTAATTTTTTATATTAGTGAGCTTATACAGATATTGGTATTCATAGCAGGCTGCTATTTTTTTGGAATATCTGTTTTCGGCTGGATTAAAAGAAAGGAAAAACTCTCACGAACTATTGTCCCTGCAAAAAAGTTTGCTCTTGTAGTAGCCGCCCATAACGAGGAGCTTGTAATCGGCCACATTGTAGACAGCCTTTTTAAACTAAACTACCCCAGAAATTTATATGATGTTTTTGTAATAGCTGATAATTGTACAGACAATACTGCTTTAATTGCCCGAAAGTTCGGAGCCAAGGTACATATCCGTGAGGATGCCTCGAAAAGGGGAAAAGGACATGCACTTGAATGGATGTTTAACAGGATTTTTGATATGGACACAAATTATGATGCCGTTGCTGTTTTTGATGCTGATAATCTGGTCTCGCCAAACTTTCTGCTGGAAATGAACAAGCAGATGTGCAAGGGCTTCAAGGTAGTTCAGGGCTACATTGACAGTAAAAACCCGTATGACAGCTGGATAACCTGCTCTTATTCCATTGCCTTCTGGCTTTCAAACAGAATTTTTCAGTTGCCGAGATACTATCTCAAGCTAAGCTGTGGGCTGTGCGGAACCGGATTTTGTATTGATACTTCCATACTTAAATCTTTAAAATGGGGAGCCACATGTCTGACCGAGGATCTGGAATATACCATGAAACTTGCCTTAAATGGAGTTAAAATAGGATGGTCCCACGAAGCCGTGGTTTATGATGAAAAACCCATTACCCTTAGACAGTCATGGCACCAACGAAAAAGATGGATGCAGGGACATGCGGAGTGTGCTCAGAAATATCTTGGAGCTTTATTTAAGAAAGCTTTTTTTAAAGGTGACCTTACATCTCTTGACTGTGCCTTATATTTGTTTCAACCCATAAGATTTATTTTTGTGGGATTAATGACTGTTATGATGTGGGTTCAAACGGTTTATCCCCAATTTCCTCTTTACAGTGTACAATATGTGTTTCCCGTTCAGGTGTGGTATTTAATGGGCCTATTTGAGGTACTCTACGGGCCTTTGATTATTCTCGCAGAGAAGAAGTTCAGTCTTAAAGTTATACTTGGTTTTATTATATATCCCTATTACTGCCTTACATGGGTTCCCATTACAATACAAGGCTTTCTGGAGAAAAACAACAAAGAGTGGAACCACACTGTCCATACAAGACAGATTAGTATAAGTGAATTGGAGAACAGCAACGGATAA
- a CDS encoding glycoside hydrolase family 15 protein yields the protein MQKSYYNNAISGNSSMLACFSEKAELLRLFWPDIDYVQHLDKMFLGLFDKNKIGSTVWLNDIRCDNHQEYLPDSNIIKNTVTNFFEGYKVVLYDFVHPEMDVLVRRLEIENLHNESRELGLMSFSAAASSDSEVACSLFDFMNEAMVHYKPDSYIAITSDIPVYQFQIGNNANDAAINTYLYGKDDIGMMKDAAVSWDLGVFQPHTVKTVNVYLCASDSLKSCKALVRKVKTVGGLTAFRETGQYWKNYLEKTTQLKSGNTFLDELYKRSLLVFKLMYNKNSGGLMAAPEADEYFTKCGKYAYCWGRDAAFITGALDIGGLSESVAHFYKWAVKVQDEDGSWQQRYHMNGNLGPCWGLQVDETGTIIWGMLSHYNYTKNTDFLKSVWDSVKAAANFLVRFIDSETGLPSPSFDLWEERYGEHAYSSASVCAGLRSAAEIARILGKAPEDFTIWHQTADNIKKAIVKYFWKEDYRRFIRSIRVKLNGFGQEPSGDTMLITVNPKGYVRDVTKEDWIVDVSLVGLGIPFGIFDLDDPMLRDTVSLIEQVLTVQGVGGIKRYENDTYIGGNPWILTTLWIALYHAKSGNYEKAKEYLIWAVNGKTEMGLLPEQVNKDTGKPEWIIPLTWSHAMYVHVYSELINAGVL from the coding sequence ATGCAAAAATCATATTATAACAACGCAATCTCAGGGAATTCTTCAATGCTGGCATGTTTTAGCGAAAAAGCAGAACTTTTAAGACTTTTTTGGCCTGATATTGATTACGTACAGCATTTAGATAAAATGTTTCTGGGGCTATTTGACAAAAACAAAATCGGAAGCACTGTATGGCTTAATGATATCCGATGCGATAATCATCAGGAATACCTTCCTGATTCCAATATAATTAAAAACACGGTTACAAATTTTTTTGAGGGATACAAGGTAGTACTATATGACTTTGTACATCCTGAAATGGATGTTTTGGTACGAAGACTTGAAATTGAGAATCTTCATAATGAGAGCAGGGAATTGGGACTAATGAGTTTTTCAGCCGCCGCCAGTAGTGATTCCGAGGTGGCATGCAGCTTGTTTGATTTCATGAATGAAGCAATGGTTCACTATAAGCCGGATAGCTATATTGCCATTACTTCAGATATTCCGGTATACCAGTTCCAAATCGGGAATAATGCCAATGATGCCGCAATTAATACATATCTGTACGGCAAGGACGATATAGGAATGATGAAGGATGCAGCCGTCTCATGGGATCTGGGAGTTTTTCAGCCTCACACCGTAAAGACCGTTAATGTATATCTATGTGCATCAGATAGCTTAAAATCATGTAAAGCTCTTGTAAGAAAAGTAAAAACAGTAGGAGGGCTCACGGCCTTCAGGGAAACGGGACAGTACTGGAAGAACTATCTGGAGAAAACAACACAACTAAAGTCAGGTAACACATTTTTGGATGAATTGTACAAAAGGTCACTTCTTGTATTCAAATTAATGTACAACAAAAACAGCGGAGGGTTAATGGCTGCTCCCGAAGCCGATGAATACTTTACGAAATGCGGTAAATATGCTTACTGTTGGGGAAGGGATGCTGCCTTTATAACAGGTGCATTGGATATTGGCGGGTTAAGCGAAAGTGTAGCCCATTTCTATAAATGGGCTGTAAAGGTTCAGGATGAGGATGGCAGCTGGCAGCAGAGATATCATATGAATGGTAATTTAGGCCCGTGCTGGGGTCTTCAGGTGGATGAGACCGGGACAATTATATGGGGAATGTTAAGCCATTACAACTATACAAAAAACACAGATTTTCTGAAATCCGTATGGGATAGTGTTAAGGCAGCGGCAAATTTCCTTGTAAGGTTTATAGACAGTGAAACAGGTCTTCCAAGCCCTAGCTTTGACTTATGGGAAGAAAGGTACGGCGAACATGCATACTCTTCCGCTTCGGTATGTGCAGGACTCAGGTCCGCTGCGGAAATAGCACGTATACTTGGAAAAGCACCGGAAGATTTTACTATATGGCATCAAACAGCAGACAATATTAAAAAAGCAATAGTAAAATACTTCTGGAAAGAAGATTACAGACGATTTATCAGAAGCATTAGGGTAAAACTAAATGGCTTCGGACAGGAACCATCCGGCGATACAATGTTAATTACAGTAAATCCAAAGGGTTACGTGAGGGATGTAACCAAAGAGGATTGGATTGTAGATGTAAGCCTTGTTGGGCTGGGTATACCATTTGGAATTTTTGATTTGGATGATCCTATGCTGAGAGATACGGTTTCTTTAATCGAACAAGTCCTCACAGTACAAGGAGTCGGAGGTATAAAGAGATATGAAAACGACACATATATAGGTGGGAATCCATGGATTCTTACCACCCTTTGGATAGCATTGTACCATGCGAAATCAGGCAACTATGAAAAAGCAAAGGAATACCTTATATGGGCTGTAAACGGAAAAACAGAAATGGGACTGCTGCCGGAACAGGTTAACAAGGACACGGGAAAACCCGAATGGATAATTCCCCTTACATGGTCTCACGCAATGTACGTACACGTCTATTCAGAGCTTATAAATGCAGGTGTGCTGTGA
- the radA gene encoding DNA repair protein RadA, whose product MGLVNIKNKTVFKCSNCGYESSKWVGRCPECDSWNTFEEKEIQNQKNTRSASARVTKPIVKLTHVKAGNSDRIVTGISEFNRVMGGGIVKDSITIITAKPGAGKSTLLLQVAGDVASKGLKVLYASGEESESQIKSRADRIFSKIQDSVWVYSDNSMDNVLSVVSEVDPDLLIVDSIQTFVLEGFPGSRAGSPTQTMECANELLKLAKDPVRPRAVFLVGQMNKSEEIAGLRALEHLVDAVLILDGDNEEELRGLSVSKNRFGSTWERGYFSMTENGLESIDNPSEYFMTTRDKNEKVSGSALTVVKDGSRPIIVEIESLVSKTYTPFPSRIGECVRREQLNTLISILEQRGKISLYDKDVVIKTTGGLKFKEPAVNLSIIMSIVSSVYDKEIPNDTAFISDVGLTGELKKVPSLELRIRELDRRGFRHVYVAKNALIRSLDIKNIKVHEVKSIQEVIGMVFK is encoded by the coding sequence ATGGGGTTGGTTAACATAAAAAATAAGACGGTTTTCAAATGCAGCAATTGTGGTTACGAATCCTCAAAATGGGTGGGGCGATGTCCGGAGTGCGATAGCTGGAACACCTTTGAAGAAAAGGAAATACAAAATCAAAAGAATACCCGGTCTGCTTCGGCAAGGGTAACAAAGCCCATAGTAAAGCTGACTCACGTTAAGGCCGGTAACAGTGACCGTATTGTAACGGGCATCAGTGAGTTCAACAGGGTTATGGGCGGAGGAATAGTCAAGGACTCAATAACTATCATCACAGCTAAACCCGGTGCAGGAAAATCCACTCTGCTTTTGCAGGTTGCTGGAGATGTTGCTTCAAAAGGGCTGAAGGTGCTTTATGCATCCGGTGAGGAAAGCGAAAGCCAGATAAAAAGCAGAGCCGACCGGATCTTTAGTAAGATTCAGGATAGCGTGTGGGTATATTCTGACAATAGTATGGATAATGTACTAAGTGTTGTATCAGAGGTAGACCCGGACCTTTTAATAGTAGACAGTATACAGACATTTGTGCTGGAAGGCTTCCCCGGTTCCAGAGCAGGTTCTCCTACACAGACTATGGAGTGTGCCAATGAACTTCTGAAACTGGCAAAAGACCCTGTCAGGCCCAGAGCGGTTTTTCTGGTAGGACAGATGAATAAAAGCGAGGAAATAGCTGGACTCAGGGCCCTTGAACATTTGGTGGATGCTGTGCTTATATTGGATGGCGATAACGAAGAGGAACTCAGAGGGCTTTCAGTATCTAAAAACAGATTTGGCAGTACATGGGAACGGGGCTATTTTTCAATGACAGAAAACGGCCTCGAATCAATAGATAATCCGTCGGAATATTTCATGACCACCAGGGATAAAAATGAAAAAGTGTCAGGAAGTGCACTTACCGTTGTAAAAGACGGTTCACGACCGATTATAGTAGAGATAGAAAGCCTTGTATCAAAGACATATACGCCGTTTCCTTCCAGAATCGGAGAGTGTGTGAGAAGAGAACAGCTCAACACTCTGATATCCATACTTGAACAGAGGGGAAAAATATCTCTGTATGATAAGGATGTTGTTATAAAGACCACAGGGGGCTTAAAGTTTAAAGAGCCTGCTGTAAACCTGTCAATAATTATGAGCATTGTATCATCTGTTTATGATAAGGAAATACCCAATGACACAGCTTTCATATCCGATGTCGGACTTACGGGAGAACTTAAAAAGGTGCCTTCTCTTGAATTGAGAATCAGAGAGCTTGACAGGAGAGGATTCAGACATGTTTATGTAGCTAAGAATGCACTTATAAGATCACTTGACATAAAGAATATAAAAGTACATGAAGTAAAGTCAATTCAAGAAGTAATAGGTATGGTTTTTAAATAA
- the disA gene encoding DNA integrity scanning diadenylate cyclase DisA: MRLERLKNDSFLDVLRMMAPGTSLREGLENILKAKTGALIVIGDSPEVIKIVDGGFTINKPYTSSHLYELAKMDGAIVVSKDLKVILYANALLIPDASIVTTETGTRHKTAERFAKQTGEIVLCISQRRNVITLYKDSRKYILRDTSTILTRANQALQTLEKYKSVLDAGIKNLNVLELEDIVTLNDVAYVIQRTEMVMRIVDEIDRYICELGNEGRLSSMQLEELLQNVENNVWLVIEDYQIKKDGQNTNDIIKQLRNLSNDELVDLASVAKLLGFSGAAISLDTAVSPRGYRMLSRLPKLPVTIMKNIIGEFQNLQGVIKASIEDLDKVEGIGEVRAKSITEGLSRIKEQTIMDKRSIY; the protein is encoded by the coding sequence ATGAGGTTGGAGAGATTAAAAAATGACAGCTTTTTAGATGTTTTGAGGATGATGGCACCGGGAACTTCACTCCGAGAGGGTCTGGAAAACATATTAAAGGCAAAAACCGGTGCCTTGATTGTAATCGGGGACTCTCCAGAGGTAATAAAGATAGTTGATGGCGGATTTACCATAAATAAACCTTATACCTCATCACACCTTTATGAACTTGCAAAAATGGACGGAGCAATAGTGGTCAGTAAGGATTTAAAGGTGATTCTGTATGCAAATGCACTCCTCATACCTGACGCTAGTATAGTAACCACTGAAACAGGGACAAGACATAAAACAGCAGAGAGATTTGCAAAACAAACAGGAGAGATTGTTTTATGTATTTCCCAAAGACGAAATGTTATTACTCTTTACAAGGATAGCAGGAAATATATTCTAAGGGATACTTCCACAATATTAACCCGTGCAAATCAGGCATTGCAAACGCTGGAAAAGTATAAAAGCGTACTTGATGCAGGAATAAAGAATTTAAATGTACTGGAACTCGAGGATATAGTTACACTCAACGATGTGGCATATGTTATCCAAAGAACAGAAATGGTAATGAGAATTGTTGATGAAATTGACAGGTACATTTGCGAATTGGGCAATGAAGGAAGACTTAGCAGTATGCAGCTGGAGGAACTTCTTCAGAATGTTGAGAACAATGTATGGCTTGTTATTGAGGATTATCAAATAAAAAAAGACGGGCAAAATACAAATGACATAATAAAACAACTTCGCAATTTGTCAAACGATGAACTCGTAGATCTTGCAAGCGTTGCAAAATTATTGGGATTCTCAGGAGCCGCAATTTCACTGGATACTGCCGTTTCACCAAGGGGATACAGAATGTTGAGTCGGTTGCCAAAACTTCCTGTTACCATAATGAAAAATATAATTGGTGAGTTTCAGAATCTTCAGGGAGTAATAAAGGCAAGTATAGAAGATCTGGATAAAGTGGAAGGCATCGGCGAAGTACGGGCAAAATCCATTACTGAAGGTCTTTCGAGAATAAAGGAACAGACTATAATGGATAAAAGGTCAATATATTAG
- a CDS encoding CarD family transcriptional regulator → MYNVGDKIVYPMHGAGVIESIEEKEILGKKCSYYVMKIPIGDLKVMIPTNNITDIGIRGVISVSEADNVFNFLKNGQHEIPSNWNKRYRENMVKIKSGDIFEVADVVRSLMQREKEKGLSTGERKMLSSAKQILISELVLAKGINQHEVEIKIQEYLYG, encoded by the coding sequence ATGTATAACGTAGGAGATAAAATTGTATATCCCATGCATGGTGCGGGTGTTATTGAATCCATAGAGGAGAAGGAAATACTTGGGAAGAAATGCAGCTATTATGTTATGAAAATACCTATCGGTGATTTAAAGGTTATGATACCTACTAACAACATTACTGATATAGGCATAAGAGGCGTAATAAGTGTTTCTGAAGCTGATAATGTCTTTAATTTTTTAAAGAACGGCCAGCATGAAATTCCATCCAACTGGAATAAACGCTATCGGGAAAATATGGTCAAGATTAAGAGTGGTGATATTTTTGAGGTAGCTGATGTTGTACGAAGCCTTATGCAAAGAGAAAAGGAAAAAGGGCTTTCTACTGGTGAGAGAAAAATGTTAAGCAGTGCCAAACAGATATTAATAAGTGAATTAGTTCTTGCAAAAGGCATTAATCAGCATGAAGTTGAGATTAAAATCCAAGAGTACCTTTACGGCTGA
- a CDS encoding PIN domain-containing protein gives MLNRIIKISFSILGAITGFTILHTILSMNIKIGENLRVPLVILFSSVFCAIFYFMAAKIIEVLTGFIDKIEKGIQNVTMSELVLGAAGLILGLIVANLVSIPIIKIQIIGLPFAVIINILFGLMGVILSQRKKNESIADIFKEQSSARNKKLVDTCTIIDGRILDIFNAGFLEGDIVIPAYVLEELRHIADSPDGLRRARGRRGLDILNLLQKEGNNIVRIDETDFPDIQEVDEKLLKTAQKLKCKLVTIDYNLTKVAALKGIQVLNINDLANAVKPVALPGEEMNILVVKDGKENGQGVGFLEDGTMIVVDGGKKYLGQTIPVMVTSVLQTSAGRMVFVKPNISD, from the coding sequence GTGCTAAATAGGATTATTAAAATATCTTTTTCTATTCTAGGAGCTATTACCGGGTTTACTATTTTACATACAATTTTATCAATGAATATAAAAATTGGTGAAAACTTAAGGGTACCATTAGTGATACTGTTTTCATCTGTTTTCTGTGCCATTTTTTATTTTATGGCGGCTAAGATAATTGAAGTGCTTACGGGTTTCATTGATAAGATTGAAAAAGGGATACAGAATGTAACAATGTCAGAGCTGGTTCTGGGAGCCGCAGGACTTATACTTGGACTTATCGTTGCAAATCTTGTAAGTATACCAATAATAAAAATTCAGATAATAGGGCTCCCCTTTGCAGTAATTATTAATATATTATTCGGACTTATGGGGGTTATCCTGTCCCAAAGAAAGAAAAATGAAAGCATAGCAGATATTTTTAAGGAACAGTCTTCCGCTCGTAATAAGAAACTTGTTGACACATGTACAATTATTGACGGGAGGATTCTTGATATATTCAATGCAGGGTTTTTGGAAGGTGACATTGTAATTCCGGCTTACGTCCTTGAAGAATTAAGGCATATAGCTGATTCTCCTGACGGGCTAAGGAGAGCCAGAGGCAGAAGAGGATTGGATATCCTTAATCTGCTTCAAAAGGAAGGTAATAATATTGTAAGAATAGACGAAACAGATTTCCCTGACATACAGGAGGTTGATGAAAAACTTCTTAAAACAGCCCAAAAGCTCAAATGCAAACTGGTAACAATAGATTACAACCTTACAAAAGTTGCGGCTTTAAAGGGAATACAGGTTCTCAATATAAACGACCTTGCCAATGCGGTTAAGCCTGTTGCTCTACCCGGGGAGGAAATGAATATACTGGTTGTGAAAGACGGTAAGGAAAACGGGCAAGGTGTAGGGTTTTTGGAGGATGGAACCATGATTGTAGTGGACGGGGGTAAAAAGTACCTTGGTCAGACAATCCCGGTAATGGTAACAAGTGTACTTCAGACATCTGCAGGCCGTATGGTTTTTGTAAAACCCAATATAAGTGATTAA
- the ispD gene encoding 2-C-methyl-D-erythritol 4-phosphate cytidylyltransferase — MNSNDISKKVTAIITAAGKGTRMNSSINKQYLKIAGIPVLARTISAFESCSEVDNIILVVNEDHINFCKHEIVEKFNFTKVISLVSGGAERQISVYKGLCSIRDEKGIVLIHDGARPFVTNKNIVDCINAAREYGACGIGVRSKDTIKISDENGFVQSTPDRSSLWSIQTPQGFMYDIIKGAHDKAVQNDYIGTDDMVLVEKLGIPVKIVEGSYQNIKITTPEDLIMGESLLSSSK, encoded by the coding sequence TTGAACTCAAATGATATATCTAAAAAAGTAACGGCTATTATAACCGCAGCAGGAAAAGGTACAAGGATGAATTCCAGTATTAATAAGCAGTATTTAAAAATAGCCGGAATACCTGTACTTGCCAGAACAATAAGTGCATTTGAGAGTTGTTCTGAAGTTGATAATATAATACTTGTTGTTAATGAGGATCATATAAATTTTTGTAAGCATGAAATAGTTGAGAAATTTAATTTTACAAAGGTAATTTCCCTTGTGAGCGGAGGTGCTGAACGGCAAATCTCGGTTTATAAGGGACTTTGTTCTATTAGGGATGAAAAAGGAATTGTATTGATTCATGATGGTGCAAGACCTTTTGTAACAAATAAAAACATCGTGGATTGTATAAATGCCGCAAGAGAATATGGAGCTTGTGGAATCGGGGTACGGTCAAAGGATACTATCAAGATTTCGGATGAAAATGGGTTTGTTCAGTCAACTCCGGACAGAAGCAGTCTTTGGAGTATTCAAACACCTCAGGGTTTTATGTATGATATTATAAAGGGTGCCCACGATAAAGCCGTACAGAATGACTATATCGGAACGGATGACATGGTTTTGGTTGAGAAATTGGGCATACCGGTTAAAATCGTGGAAGGAAGCTATCAGAATATAAAAATTACTACTCCCGAGGATTTAATAATGGGAGAGTCTTTGCTATCTTCAAGTAAATAG
- a CDS encoding ABC transporter ATP-binding protein encodes MGSLKSLLKIIPFIKKYRLFFCIGITGTILCSVVSVPIPYFIGYILDNVVAGSKSYKELYYYIGLIALLYVLRYVISFVAQYMFAKVSNEVTNEMRYSVIGKVLDLPMSYLLNTEKGYIQSRIGECGNVSVVFSPSNIGLVLGLVDAVAAAIAMFSLNFKMALVTVILSPVFYFSSKASAGGFMKVTHQMMESNAVLNGECFEIINGIEDIKVLNGKENQLKRFKNKLDDLVKKSIKQSKSILVFIENITIANNMGTLLILLIAAILIIRGQFTIGLYTSFSLYIGRVFGASQGLATVGTTIKPACLSIERLYELLDMKGENEGKTENIESKIDSIKVQNVSFRYNSNAKNVINSLNFEINKGEKVLLRGENGSGKSTLIKLLVGLYTPEEGKIFFNDTDLSTINNKSLRDRIGIVSQSIFLFRGTVLDNILYGQNEKNREDVELLIKQLNLESYINRLSNGLDSEISQNTAGVSGGQAQVIAFIRAMLLEKDIVILDEPISNVDVETRDIILNILKNNEFKGILIVVSHIVDNMEFINKVIEF; translated from the coding sequence ATGGGGAGCTTAAAGAGTCTACTTAAAATAATACCATTTATCAAAAAGTACCGTTTATTTTTTTGTATAGGCATTACAGGTACTATATTGTGTTCAGTTGTTTCTGTTCCCATACCTTACTTTATTGGGTATATACTTGATAATGTAGTGGCAGGGTCTAAGAGCTACAAAGAATTATATTATTATATTGGATTAATTGCATTGCTATATGTACTCAGGTATGTTATTTCTTTTGTAGCACAGTATATGTTTGCCAAAGTAAGCAATGAAGTTACCAATGAAATGAGATACTCCGTAATAGGTAAGGTCTTGGACCTTCCAATGAGTTATTTATTAAATACAGAAAAGGGATATATACAAAGCAGAATAGGGGAATGTGGTAACGTCAGTGTTGTATTTTCGCCGTCAAATATAGGGTTGGTTCTTGGTCTCGTTGATGCAGTGGCAGCGGCAATAGCTATGTTTTCGTTGAATTTCAAAATGGCTTTGGTTACTGTCATTCTATCGCCTGTATTTTACTTTTCCTCCAAGGCGTCAGCTGGTGGATTCATGAAGGTAACTCACCAGATGATGGAATCAAATGCTGTTTTAAACGGAGAATGTTTTGAAATAATCAACGGGATTGAAGACATAAAGGTATTGAACGGAAAAGAAAATCAGCTGAAAAGGTTTAAAAACAAGCTTGACGACCTTGTAAAGAAAAGTATTAAACAAAGTAAATCGATATTAGTTTTTATTGAGAATATTACAATCGCCAACAATATGGGAACTCTTTTAATACTGCTAATTGCAGCAATTCTTATTATTAGAGGTCAGTTTACAATAGGTCTGTATACTTCTTTTTCACTATACATAGGAAGGGTTTTTGGCGCAAGTCAGGGGTTAGCAACAGTGGGAACCACAATAAAGCCGGCGTGTCTGAGTATAGAAAGATTGTATGAGCTGTTGGACATGAAGGGCGAAAATGAAGGCAAAACGGAGAATATAGAAAGTAAAATAGATTCCATTAAGGTACAAAATGTGTCATTCAGATATAACAGCAATGCCAAAAACGTTATTAATTCATTAAACTTTGAAATAAACAAAGGCGAAAAAGTCCTTTTACGTGGTGAAAACGGTTCGGGAAAATCAACACTCATAAAGCTTCTGGTTGGATTATATACGCCGGAGGAAGGAAAGATATTTTTTAATGATACGGATTTATCCACTATAAATAACAAAAGTCTGAGAGATAGAATTGGTATTGTGTCCCAAAGTATTTTCCTATTCAGAGGGACTGTTTTGGACAATATACTATACGGTCAGAACGAAAAGAATCGAGAGGATGTTGAGTTACTGATTAAACAACTGAATCTGGAATCGTACATAAACAGGCTTTCAAATGGATTAGATTCGGAAATATCCCAGAATACGGCTGGGGTTTCGGGCGGACAGGCACAGGTAATTGCCTTTATACGGGCCATGCTTTTGGAAAAGGACATTGTAATACTTGATGAGCCTATTTCAAATGTGGACGTTGAAACAAGGGATATTATATTGAATATTTTGAAGAATAATGAATTTAAAGGAATTCTCATTGTTGTTTCCCACATAGTAGATAATATGGAATTTATAAACAAAGTGATTGAATTTTAG
- the ispF gene encoding 2-C-methyl-D-erythritol 2,4-cyclodiphosphate synthase: MKVGIGQDSHKFDFHNNTKKFILGGVVFDDVTPLDGNSDADVVLHALTNAISGVTCVNILGKISDEMCLDRGITDSSEYLREALKYLVDVKVVHVSISIECSYPKISPKIPEMRKSISELLSIPENCVGITATTGEGLTAFGQGKGVQAFCIVTAI, from the coding sequence ATGAAAGTTGGAATAGGCCAGGACAGCCACAAATTTGATTTTCACAACAACACTAAAAAGTTTATACTAGGCGGCGTGGTTTTTGATGATGTAACGCCATTAGATGGAAACAGCGATGCAGATGTAGTTCTCCATGCACTTACCAACGCAATATCCGGTGTAACTTGCGTCAACATACTTGGAAAAATCAGCGATGAAATGTGCCTTGATAGAGGAATTACAGATAGCTCCGAATATTTGCGGGAGGCTCTCAAATATCTGGTTGATGTTAAAGTAGTACACGTCTCAATTTCAATAGAGTGTTCCTACCCTAAGATATCACCCAAGATTCCCGAAATGCGCAAGTCCATATCTGAATTATTAAGTATTCCGGAAAACTGTGTCGGAATAACAGCCACAACCGGTGAAGGTCTAACCGCATTTGGTCAGGGTAAAGGCGTTCAGGCTTTTTGTATAGTTACTGCAATATAA